From Hymenobacter sedentarius, a single genomic window includes:
- the lpxK gene encoding tetraacyldisaccharide 4'-kinase, producing MHSVLAYLLLPYSWLYAGVLAVRNWLYDVGWKESEAFAVPLINVGNLRVGGTGKTPHVAWLVEEVLRQGHRPAVLSRGYGRSTRGPRLAGPTDSAATVGDEPWQYFLQFVLRQVPVAVAEARRLGVRLLLQAHPEITVIVLDDAYQHRAVRPTLNVLLTELARPFYADQVLPAGRLRESRSGARRADVVIVTKCPPELSAVAQAEVEQHIRRYSQPNIPVLFSAYEYAEPQPLSAEIELAVEPLSTPTVSSIASPALLLTGIAQPGPLREHLESRGYTIQHHAVFADHHAFQPADLAALRTHWQLGWPIFTTEKDATRLLAPALRAGRSGLPFYTIPVRVAFLGDGGAALRSLLPPLPASNT from the coding sequence ATGCATTCCGTGTTGGCTTATTTGCTGCTGCCTTATTCCTGGCTCTACGCTGGGGTGCTGGCCGTGCGCAACTGGCTGTATGACGTGGGTTGGAAGGAGTCCGAAGCCTTTGCGGTGCCCCTCATCAACGTGGGCAATTTGCGCGTGGGCGGCACCGGCAAAACGCCCCACGTGGCTTGGCTGGTCGAAGAAGTATTGCGCCAGGGCCACCGGCCGGCCGTGTTGAGCCGGGGCTACGGCCGCAGCACCCGCGGCCCGCGCCTGGCCGGCCCGACCGATTCGGCAGCAACCGTGGGCGATGAGCCGTGGCAGTATTTCCTGCAGTTTGTTTTGCGCCAAGTCCCCGTTGCGGTGGCCGAAGCGCGCCGCCTCGGGGTCCGGCTGTTACTACAGGCTCACCCGGAAATTACGGTTATCGTGCTGGATGATGCCTACCAGCACCGCGCCGTGCGGCCCACCCTGAACGTGCTGCTCACGGAGCTGGCGCGGCCATTTTACGCGGACCAGGTGCTGCCCGCCGGCCGCCTGCGCGAAAGCCGTAGCGGGGCCCGCCGGGCCGATGTCGTTATCGTAACCAAATGCCCGCCAGAATTATCGGCCGTTGCCCAAGCGGAAGTTGAGCAGCACATTCGGCGCTATAGCCAGCCCAATATTCCAGTTCTTTTTTCGGCTTACGAATACGCCGAACCCCAACCATTATCCGCCGAAATTGAGCTGGCCGTTGAACCGTTATCAACCCCAACCGTTAGCTCAATTGCGAGCCCCGCACTGCTGCTCACCGGAATTGCGCAGCCCGGCCCATTGCGGGAGCACCTCGAAAGCCGCGGGTATACCATTCAGCATCATGCGGTTTTCGCCGACCACCACGCCTTTCAGCCCGCCGATTTAGCGGCCCTGCGCACGCATTGGCAGTTGGGCTGGCCTATTTTTACGACTGAGAAGGACGCTACCCGCCTGCTGGCCCCCGCACTGCGGGCCGGCCGGAGCGGATTACCGTTCTATACCATTCCGGTGCGGGTGGCGTTTCTGGGAGATGGTGGCGCGGCCCTGCGCAGCCTATTGCCACCGTTACCCGCTTCGAACACCTGA
- a CDS encoding MATE family efflux transporter — protein sequence MTPPHAQPAKNPNRGASYSTLLRVAGPVLLGSLTQSIIYLTESLFVGRLGEVSLAAIGMGGLLFYLLTTVGAGLGLALQVVVARRMAQGRPGAARRQFAAAGHLALLLSGGLAVLLWLLAPPLSAALLPTPAAAAQVARYLRVVSLAVPASFGWLWLVGLYTGLGQTRLIPWSALGITVANILGSYAWIGGGFGAPRLGIAGAAWATVLSEGVGFVVLLVGLLWPAQAGLGGWLRKWRWHRRATRRLLRFAGPVVLQQVVEVSSWLAFFVLVGQLGIRALALSNIARSLYTFASLPALALAAALQTLVSRYVGQGRQAAVLPTVRRATVLAALLGLGPALALLAVPAQLAGWFSDEPALAAASVPLLRLLAGLLLAFSAGTMLSNAVVGVGGSDRALGMEVGATATYLLAAWGTVHLGLPLAAVWATEFAYWNLLGVLGWRYLRRGRWQPLH from the coding sequence ATGACACCGCCGCATGCCCAGCCCGCCAAAAACCCCAACCGTGGGGCGTCATACAGCACGCTGTTGCGGGTGGCGGGGCCGGTGCTGCTCGGTAGCCTCACCCAGAGCATTATCTATCTCACAGAGTCCCTGTTTGTGGGCCGGCTGGGCGAAGTGTCCCTGGCGGCCATTGGCATGGGCGGGCTGCTATTTTACCTGCTCACTACTGTGGGGGCCGGGCTTGGGCTGGCGCTGCAAGTGGTGGTAGCCCGCCGCATGGCACAAGGCCGCCCGGGGGCGGCCCGGCGGCAGTTTGCGGCAGCCGGGCACCTGGCCTTGCTGCTGAGTGGGGGGCTGGCGGTACTGCTGTGGCTGCTGGCCCCGCCGCTGAGCGCGGCCTTGCTGCCCACGCCGGCCGCTGCCGCGCAGGTGGCGCGCTACCTGCGCGTGGTATCCCTGGCGGTGCCGGCCAGCTTTGGCTGGCTGTGGCTAGTGGGCTTGTATACTGGGTTGGGCCAAACGCGCCTGATTCCCTGGAGTGCGCTGGGCATCACCGTGGCAAATATTCTGGGCTCTTATGCGTGGATAGGCGGCGGGTTTGGCGCGCCCCGGCTGGGCATTGCGGGGGCGGCGTGGGCCACGGTGCTTTCCGAAGGCGTAGGTTTTGTGGTGCTGCTGGTGGGGCTGCTTTGGCCCGCGCAGGCCGGGCTGGGCGGCTGGCTACGCAAGTGGCGGTGGCATCGGCGGGCCACGCGCCGGCTGTTGCGCTTTGCCGGCCCGGTGGTGCTGCAGCAGGTAGTGGAAGTGAGCAGCTGGCTGGCTTTTTTTGTGCTGGTGGGCCAGCTGGGCATTCGGGCGCTGGCCTTGTCCAACATTGCCCGCAGCCTGTACACGTTCGCCAGCTTACCGGCCCTGGCGCTCGCCGCTGCCCTCCAAACGCTGGTGAGCCGCTACGTGGGCCAGGGCCGGCAGGCTGCCGTGCTACCCACCGTGCGCCGGGCCACCGTGCTGGCGGCCCTGCTGGGACTCGGGCCGGCCCTGGCGCTGCTGGCGGTGCCAGCCCAACTAGCCGGCTGGTTCAGCGACGAGCCGGCACTGGCCGCCGCCAGCGTACCGTTATTACGGCTGCTGGCGGGGCTGCTGCTGGCCTTCTCGGCCGGTACCATGCTGAGCAACGCCGTAGTGGGCGTGGGCGGCTCCGACCGCGCGCTGGGCATGGAAGTCGGCGCTACCGCCACCTACCTGCTGGCCGCGTGGGGCACCGTGCACCTGGGCCTGCCGCTGGCAGCCGTATGGGCCACCGAGTTTGCGTACTGGAACCTGCTGGGCGTGTTGGGCTGGCGCTACCTGCGGCGCGGGCGCTGGCAGCCGCTGCACTAG
- a CDS encoding Nif3-like dinuclear metal center hexameric protein: MKIPTVQDLARLLEAAAPLAYQESYDNAGLQCGDPQAEVKGVLISLDCTPAVIAEALRRGCNVVVCHHPVIFRPLKRLTGANEVEQTLIAALKNDVAIYAAHTNLDNVRGGVNDKLAEKLGLTKTRVLAPQSGTLARLITYVPHRPEDQQHDVAGRVLTALYAAGAGQVGQYSECSFQALGTGTFTPGAGTQPAIGAPHQPETVPELRLEVLLPLHRQAGVLRALRAAHPYEEVAYELIKLENTHQEVGAGLVGELPTAMAPAAFRAMLKQQLLVPVVRFTPFQKEIKTVAICGGAGAFLIGAARGAEADAYVTGDVKYHEFFGAEGQLMLCDVGHFESEQFTGEVFRDLLTAGFGRTFAVLIAETPTNPVQYDC; encoded by the coding sequence ATGAAAATCCCTACCGTTCAAGACCTTGCCCGCCTGCTGGAAGCGGCCGCCCCCCTCGCCTACCAGGAAAGCTACGACAACGCCGGGCTGCAGTGCGGCGACCCGCAAGCCGAGGTTAAAGGCGTGCTGATTTCGCTCGATTGCACGCCGGCCGTCATTGCCGAGGCCCTGCGGCGGGGCTGCAACGTAGTGGTGTGCCACCACCCGGTCATCTTCCGGCCCCTCAAACGGCTCACCGGAGCCAACGAAGTTGAGCAAACCCTTATCGCGGCGCTCAAAAACGACGTGGCCATTTACGCCGCTCACACCAACCTCGACAACGTGCGCGGCGGAGTCAACGACAAGCTAGCTGAAAAATTAGGCCTGACAAAAACCCGGGTTTTGGCCCCTCAAAGCGGCACTCTGGCGCGCCTCATCACCTATGTGCCGCACCGCCCAGAAGACCAGCAGCACGACGTAGCCGGCCGGGTATTAACGGCGCTGTATGCTGCCGGCGCCGGCCAGGTAGGCCAGTATTCGGAATGCAGCTTTCAGGCATTAGGCACCGGCACCTTTACGCCCGGCGCGGGCACGCAGCCGGCCATTGGCGCCCCACACCAGCCCGAAACCGTGCCCGAGCTGCGGCTGGAAGTGCTGCTCCCCTTGCACCGGCAGGCTGGGGTGCTGCGGGCTCTCCGCGCCGCGCATCCCTACGAAGAAGTGGCCTACGAGCTGATTAAGCTCGAAAACACGCACCAGGAAGTAGGCGCCGGGCTAGTGGGAGAACTACCTACGGCCATGGCTCCTGCGGCTTTTCGCGCTATGCTCAAGCAGCAGCTGCTGGTGCCGGTGGTGCGGTTCACTCCTTTTCAAAAAGAAATCAAGACCGTGGCCATTTGCGGCGGGGCGGGCGCCTTTCTCATTGGCGCGGCCCGGGGGGCCGAAGCAGATGCCTACGTGACCGGCGACGTGAAATACCACGAGTTTTTTGGGGCCGAAGGGCAGCTCATGCTCTGCGACGTGGGTCATTTTGAGAGCGAACAGTTCACCGGGGAGGTGTTCAGGGATTTGCTAACGGCCGGATTTGGACGTACTTTTGCGGTCTTAATCGCCGAAACCCCTACGAACCCCGTTCAGTATGACTGCTAA
- a CDS encoding putative porin: MAWPRLQPLAGLVALLVLLAAPAARAQVVDDSTKVLYGPKTTRVIYEAEVLRDSTSGTPLDTTLTRWPQARFWFHDTTFQQDLGAVGTASRPLLYQPNLQLGSRFGRNVFDKYARDATKVPYYDSRSPYSFFRVVQSGAGEQEFEISYSRSLKKNFSVGIAYERIASNKILASRSTRDGLVEHSNLLLFGRYQSEDERYHLLFNLSNVRHRAIEQGGIWPITSTVRSTTGQDSLIGQTRPQDLFNYARQRVYLTQAANKEDRDEVYFTQAYRLLGRGLTAYHTFDAKRQYNSYSDLALKRQDNGSLLFYPGEPLRNSFATIDRAEYRQVENTVGVLGRTKVVEYRLYARDRVASLSAQRLDSSASATTLPLMQAAPTRNFNELFLGGTAAFNYRTIYAIETAGELHALSLGSPYSNYPEYWLRASIRTGPLSAEALRSSYSPTLTQQEFVGNHYEWHHLPGTNSEFLNTNTTQLTGRLQLKLPNLGRVTQHRFEASASAVNIANLVYYNTAGVAAQIETARNLFIASARHQVRVGRVGFDNQGTYTKGGDVEGIRIPALVANSRIFYESYIFRKAMFTQVGAEVYYQWNYQAFNYSPSTQQFYQQDHFAIRDYPVVDVFFTADIKTVTVFLKAAYVNQGVFDNGYFTTPYYTGYPRRFQLGVKWDFFN, from the coding sequence ATGGCGTGGCCGCGGCTGCAGCCCTTGGCCGGGCTGGTGGCGTTGCTGGTGCTGCTGGCCGCCCCCGCCGCCCGGGCCCAGGTGGTCGACGACTCTACCAAGGTGCTCTACGGCCCCAAAACCACCCGCGTCATCTACGAGGCCGAGGTGCTGCGCGACTCCACTTCCGGCACCCCGCTCGATACCACGCTCACGCGCTGGCCGCAGGCGCGGTTTTGGTTTCACGACACCACCTTTCAGCAGGATTTGGGCGCCGTGGGCACGGCGTCGCGGCCCTTGCTGTACCAGCCAAATTTGCAGCTGGGGTCTCGTTTTGGCCGCAACGTGTTCGACAAGTACGCCCGCGATGCCACCAAGGTGCCGTACTACGATTCCCGGTCGCCGTATTCGTTTTTCCGGGTGGTGCAGTCGGGGGCCGGCGAGCAGGAATTTGAGATTAGCTACAGCCGCAGCCTGAAGAAAAACTTCAGCGTGGGCATTGCCTACGAACGCATTGCCTCCAACAAAATACTGGCCTCCCGGTCGACCCGCGATGGCCTGGTAGAGCATTCCAACCTGCTGCTCTTTGGCCGGTACCAGAGCGAGGACGAGCGCTACCACCTGCTTTTCAACCTGAGCAATGTGCGCCACCGGGCCATTGAGCAGGGCGGCATCTGGCCCATCACCTCCACGGTGCGTTCCACCACCGGCCAGGACAGCCTCATTGGCCAAACGCGGCCTCAGGACCTGTTCAATTATGCCCGGCAGCGGGTGTACCTGACCCAGGCCGCCAACAAAGAAGACCGCGACGAGGTGTATTTCACCCAAGCCTACCGCCTGCTCGGCCGCGGCCTCACCGCCTACCACACCTTCGATGCCAAGCGCCAGTACAACAGCTATTCCGACTTGGCGCTGAAACGCCAGGACAATGGCAGCTTGCTGTTCTACCCCGGCGAGCCGCTCCGCAACTCCTTCGCCACCATCGACCGGGCCGAGTACCGGCAGGTGGAGAATACGGTGGGCGTGCTGGGGCGCACCAAAGTAGTGGAATACCGGCTCTATGCCCGCGACCGGGTAGCCTCCCTCAGCGCCCAGCGGCTCGATTCGTCGGCTTCGGCCACAACCTTGCCGTTGATGCAGGCCGCGCCCACCCGCAACTTCAACGAGCTGTTTTTGGGTGGGACCGCCGCCTTTAATTACCGCACCATCTACGCCATCGAAACGGCGGGCGAGTTGCATGCCCTGTCCTTGGGCAGCCCCTATTCCAACTACCCGGAGTACTGGCTGCGGGCGTCCATTCGCACCGGCCCGCTTTCGGCAGAGGCCCTGCGCAGCTCGTATTCGCCCACCCTTACCCAGCAGGAGTTCGTGGGTAACCACTACGAGTGGCACCACCTACCCGGCACCAACAGCGAGTTTCTAAACACCAACACCACCCAGCTCACCGGCCGCCTGCAGCTGAAGCTGCCCAACCTGGGCCGCGTTACCCAGCACCGCTTCGAAGCCAGCGCCAGCGCCGTGAACATTGCCAACCTGGTGTATTACAACACAGCCGGCGTGGCCGCGCAGATTGAAACGGCCCGCAACTTATTCATTGCCTCGGCGCGGCACCAGGTGCGGGTAGGCCGGGTAGGCTTTGATAACCAAGGCACCTACACCAAGGGCGGCGACGTGGAGGGAATTCGTATTCCCGCGCTCGTGGCCAATTCCCGGATTTTTTACGAAAGCTATATTTTCCGCAAAGCCATGTTTACCCAGGTGGGTGCGGAAGTGTATTATCAGTGGAATTACCAGGCATTTAATTACAGCCCCAGCACGCAGCAATTTTACCAGCAAGACCATTTTGCCATTCGTGATTATCCGGTGGTAGACGTGTTCTTTACGGCTGATATTAAAACGGTTACGGTTTTCCTGAAGGCAGCTTATGTCAATCAGGGCGTGTTTGATAATGGCTATTTCACCACGCCTTACTACACGGGTTATCCGCGTCGGTTTCAATTAGGTGTGAAATGGGATTTCTTTAATTAA
- a CDS encoding tRNA-(ms[2]io[6]A)-hydroxylase translates to MKEKTILKLKLNTDPRWVDIAGKNIEDILVDHAWCEQKAASTGISMIIHYPEKTRLVDELTDLVAEEWSHFERVLLELRKRGFQLGRPRKDEYVVQLLAHVRKGGARERQLMDQLLVSALIEARSCERFKLLWQNIADQELSKFYYELMVSEAAHFVSYVDLAKEYCDPIMVEERLQELLKIEGEIVTNLPVRDDRIH, encoded by the coding sequence ATGAAAGAAAAAACCATTTTAAAACTGAAACTGAATACCGACCCGCGCTGGGTAGATATTGCCGGTAAAAACATCGAGGATATCCTAGTTGACCACGCCTGGTGCGAGCAGAAAGCAGCCAGCACCGGCATCAGCATGATTATCCATTACCCGGAGAAAACTCGTCTGGTAGATGAATTGACCGACCTGGTTGCCGAGGAGTGGAGCCATTTCGAGCGCGTGCTGTTGGAACTGCGCAAGCGCGGCTTTCAGTTGGGCCGCCCGCGTAAAGATGAATACGTAGTGCAGCTGCTGGCCCACGTGCGCAAAGGCGGTGCCCGCGAGCGCCAATTAATGGACCAACTATTAGTATCGGCGCTAATTGAAGCGCGCAGCTGCGAACGATTTAAATTGCTCTGGCAAAATATTGCCGACCAGGAATTAAGTAAATTCTACTACGAATTAATGGTGTCTGAAGCCGCTCATTTTGTGAGCTATGTGGACTTAGCCAAAGAATATTGCGACCCCATAATGGTAGAGGAAAGGCTGCAGGAATTACTGAAAATAGAAGGCGAAATTGTGACCAATCTACCGGTGCGAGACGACCGAATCCACTAA
- a CDS encoding zinc ribbon domain-containing protein, producing MTAKSAAVAPADVPVAAKLEALLTLQHLDSQLDEIRRVRGDLPEEVRDLEDEIAGYEVRVKKFDEEIQGLNDFIKSRKQASKDAESLIKKYDEQQQNVRNNREFEAIAKEIELQRLEIQIADKKIKESQYQIDVKNAEISGTKSKLEERRKDLDNKKGELETIVSENEEEERAIMAQREEATKPVEDRLLTAYTRIRGNVRNGLAVVLVRRDACGGCFNTVPPQRQADIISHKKIIVCEHCGRILADVEARAV from the coding sequence ATGACTGCTAAAAGTGCCGCCGTGGCCCCCGCCGACGTTCCCGTAGCCGCCAAGCTCGAAGCCCTGCTCACCCTGCAGCACCTCGACTCGCAGCTCGATGAAATCCGGCGCGTGCGCGGCGATTTGCCCGAGGAAGTCCGGGATTTGGAAGACGAAATTGCTGGCTACGAAGTGCGCGTCAAGAAATTTGACGAAGAAATTCAGGGTCTGAACGACTTCATCAAGAGCCGCAAGCAGGCCAGCAAAGACGCCGAGTCGCTCATTAAAAAGTACGACGAGCAGCAGCAGAACGTCCGCAACAACCGCGAGTTCGAAGCCATTGCCAAGGAAATTGAGCTGCAGCGCCTGGAAATCCAGATTGCCGACAAGAAAATCAAAGAGTCGCAGTACCAGATTGACGTGAAAAACGCCGAAATCAGCGGTACCAAGTCGAAGCTGGAAGAGCGTCGCAAAGACCTCGACAACAAGAAAGGCGAGCTGGAAACCATCGTTTCCGAGAACGAGGAAGAAGAGCGCGCCATCATGGCCCAGCGCGAGGAAGCCACCAAGCCGGTAGAAGACCGCCTGCTGACGGCCTACACCCGCATTCGCGGCAACGTGCGCAACGGCCTGGCCGTGGTGCTGGTGCGGCGCGATGCCTGCGGCGGCTGCTTCAACACGGTGCCCCCGCAGCGCCAGGCCGACATCATCTCCCACAAGAAAATCATCGTGTGCGAGCACTGCGGCCGTATCCTGGCCGACGTGGAAGCCCGCGCAGTATAA
- the fahA gene encoding fumarylacetoacetase, translating into MATSPNSPALHSWIDIPPGNDFPIQNLPFGVFETEQHGPRLGVAIGLYVLDLYAASQYGFFEDLTELGAAQPKVFRRGSLNAFLRLGRPAWRAVRQRVSELLRHDASQLRDNEEAVRECLRRQSEVRMLRPVKPHNYTDFYSSIEHATNVGTMFRDPANALLPNWRHLPIGYHGRTSSIVVSGTPIKRPNGQRKAPDEAAPTFGPSRQLDFELEMAFVVGTGTELGTTVPIAEAEEHIFGLCLFNDWSARDIQSWEYVPLGPFLGKNFGSSISPWVVTLDALEPFRIAGPAQQPAPLPYLDQAGEHNFDINLEVALTPANGPETIISRANFGLMYWSMAQQLTHHASNGCNLEAGDLYASGTISGPTPDSLGSMLELAWRGTRPIHLANGEERKFLLDGDTVTMRGYAEKEGVRIGFGEVRGTILPAD; encoded by the coding sequence ATGGCCACCTCGCCCAATTCGCCTGCCCTGCATTCCTGGATTGACATTCCGCCCGGCAACGACTTTCCCATCCAGAACCTGCCCTTCGGGGTGTTCGAAACCGAGCAGCACGGCCCGCGCCTGGGCGTGGCCATCGGCCTTTACGTCCTCGACCTGTATGCGGCCAGCCAGTATGGTTTTTTCGAAGATTTGACGGAGCTGGGGGCGGCTCAGCCCAAGGTGTTCCGGCGCGGCTCGCTCAATGCGTTTTTGCGCCTGGGCCGCCCGGCGTGGCGGGCGGTGCGCCAGCGCGTGAGCGAGCTGCTGCGCCACGATGCCTCCCAGCTACGCGACAACGAGGAAGCCGTGCGCGAATGCCTCCGGCGCCAGAGCGAGGTGCGCATGCTGCGCCCCGTGAAGCCCCACAACTACACCGACTTCTACAGCAGCATCGAGCACGCCACCAACGTGGGCACCATGTTCCGCGACCCGGCCAATGCCCTGCTGCCCAACTGGCGCCACCTGCCCATCGGCTACCACGGCCGCACCAGCAGCATCGTGGTATCGGGCACCCCCATCAAGCGCCCCAATGGCCAGCGCAAGGCCCCCGACGAAGCTGCGCCCACCTTCGGACCCAGCCGCCAGCTCGATTTTGAGCTGGAAATGGCCTTTGTGGTAGGCACCGGCACTGAGCTTGGCACGACGGTGCCCATTGCCGAAGCCGAAGAGCACATCTTCGGGCTGTGCCTGTTCAACGACTGGAGCGCCCGCGACATCCAAAGTTGGGAATACGTACCGCTGGGGCCATTCTTGGGCAAGAATTTTGGCAGCAGCATCTCGCCGTGGGTCGTCACGCTCGATGCCCTGGAGCCCTTTCGCATCGCCGGCCCTGCGCAGCAACCCGCACCCCTGCCCTACCTGGACCAGGCCGGCGAGCACAACTTTGACATCAACCTCGAAGTGGCCCTCACGCCCGCCAACGGCCCCGAAACCATCATCAGCCGCGCCAATTTCGGCCTGATGTACTGGAGCATGGCCCAGCAGCTCACCCACCACGCTTCCAATGGCTGCAACCTCGAAGCGGGCGACTTATACGCGTCCGGCACCATCAGCGGCCCCACGCCCGACTCCCTGGGCTCGATGCTGGAGCTGGCCTGGCGCGGCACCCGACCCATTCATCTGGCCAATGGCGAGGAGCGCAAGTTCCTGCTCGACGGCGACACCGTGACCATGCGCGGCTATGCCGAAAAGGAAGGCGTGCGCATCGGCTTTGGCGAAGTGCGCGGCACCATCCTGCCCGCCGACTAG
- a CDS encoding SET domain-containing protein: MIHPDTELRFISPEIGFGVVATKLIPKGTITWVFDSLDQIISPEKLERMDSMQKVFLEKYCYRDHTGNYVLCGDHARFVNHSFRSSCMSTAYDCEVAVRDILPGEELTDDYGYLNPSEPFDCVPEEGCTRTRVLPDDLLNFHPEWDAQLREAFENFSSVEQPLLHMLASKYRAKVLAVAAGQASMDSILNCYYDASKVRKE; the protein is encoded by the coding sequence ATGATTCACCCCGATACCGAATTGCGGTTTATCAGTCCCGAAATCGGCTTTGGCGTCGTTGCGACCAAGCTTATTCCCAAAGGCACCATCACTTGGGTGTTTGATTCGCTCGACCAGATTATCTCGCCCGAAAAGCTGGAGCGGATGGACTCCATGCAGAAAGTGTTTTTGGAGAAATACTGCTACCGCGACCACACCGGCAATTACGTGCTTTGCGGCGACCACGCCCGGTTTGTGAACCACAGCTTTCGCTCCTCGTGCATGAGCACGGCCTACGACTGCGAGGTGGCCGTGCGCGACATCCTGCCCGGCGAAGAACTGACCGACGACTACGGCTACCTCAATCCCTCTGAACCCTTCGACTGCGTGCCGGAGGAGGGCTGCACCCGCACCCGGGTCCTGCCCGATGACTTATTGAATTTTCATCCCGAATGGGATGCCCAACTGCGCGAAGCGTTTGAAAACTTCAGCTCAGTTGAGCAGCCGCTGCTGCACATGCTGGCCTCAAAGTACCGGGCCAAGGTGCTGGCCGTAGCCGCCGGCCAGGCCTCTATGGACTCCATTCTGAACTGCTACTACGACGCCAGCAAAGTGCGCAAAGAATGA
- a CDS encoding uracil-DNA glycosylase family protein: MPHFAKRLLHFLSTFPLPASLPDGVESLSPFREPAVYELLRQFATTYYADAQPRVAVLGINPGRLGMGRTGVAFTDPGALTEYCGIAHDLPRARPELSTQFIYQVVNEMGGPAAFYQHFYLGSVYPLVLVREGLNYNYYDSPAVIKALWPDMRLSIRQQVQELGLRTDVAVSLGKRNGTFLQRLNDELGLFEKIIVLDHPRYLMQYRRRDLAANVDHYVKTLGSLL; encoded by the coding sequence ATGCCCCACTTCGCCAAGCGCCTGCTGCACTTCCTGAGCACCTTTCCCCTGCCCGCGTCCTTGCCGGACGGCGTCGAATCCCTGAGCCCTTTTCGCGAGCCGGCCGTGTACGAGCTGCTCCGCCAGTTTGCCACAACATATTATGCCGATGCGCAGCCGCGGGTGGCGGTGTTGGGCATCAACCCCGGCCGGCTGGGCATGGGCCGGACCGGCGTCGCCTTCACCGACCCCGGCGCCCTTACCGAATACTGCGGCATTGCGCACGACTTGCCCCGGGCGCGGCCGGAATTATCAACCCAGTTCATCTACCAGGTGGTGAACGAGATGGGTGGGCCGGCCGCGTTCTACCAACATTTCTATCTGGGTTCGGTGTACCCGCTGGTCTTGGTCCGCGAGGGGCTCAACTATAATTATTACGATTCGCCGGCGGTCATTAAAGCCCTGTGGCCCGATATGCGGCTATCCATACGCCAGCAGGTGCAGGAACTGGGCCTGCGAACCGACGTGGCTGTGAGCCTGGGCAAGCGAAATGGCACGTTCCTCCAGCGCCTCAACGACGAGCTGGGCCTGTTTGAGAAAATCATCGTGCTCGACCACCCGCGCTACCTCATGCAGTACCGCCGCCGCGACCTGGCCGCAAATGTGGACCACTACGTGAAAACGTTAGGCAGCTTGCTTTGA